A part of Bubalus bubalis isolate 160015118507 breed Murrah chromosome 6, NDDB_SH_1, whole genome shotgun sequence genomic DNA contains:
- the LOC123465924 gene encoding intelectin-1a-like isoform X2, with the protein MPAQGTGVRFSFLLFLSVATRGPSAGTLSVEKVWEEETCAPYLSFLPRSCKEIKERCHKAADGLYHLRTENGVIYQTFCDMTSGGGGWTLVASVHENNMHGKCTVGDRWSSQQGNRADYPEGDGNWANYNTFGSAEAATSDDYKNPGYYDIQAQDLGIWHVPNKSPLQQWRKSSLLRYHTKTGFFQSLGHNLFGLYQKYPVKYGAGNCWTDNGPAIPVVYDFGDAEKTASYYSPCGQEEFVAGFVQFRVFNNERAAHALCAGMRVTGCNTEHHCIGGGGFFPESDPVQCGDFSSFDWDGYGTHRGCSSSREITEAAVLLFYR; encoded by the exons ATGCCAGCTCAG GGGACAGGAGTCAGGTTTTCCTTCCTGCTGTTCCTCTCTGTGGCCACCAGAGGGCCGAGTGCAG GGACGCTTTCTGTTGAGAAGGTTTGGGAGGAGGAAACCTGTGCTCCTTACCtgtctttccttccaagaagctgcaaggaaatcaaagaaaGGTGCCATAAAGCAGCTG ATGGCCTGTATCACCTCCGCACTGAGAATGGTGTCATCTACCAGACCTTCTGTGACATGACCTCTGGGGGTGGCGGCTGGACCCTGGTGGCCAGCGTCCATGAGAACAACATGCATGGGAAATGCACAGTGGGCGATCGCTGGTCCAGTCAGCAGGGCAACAGGGCTGACTACCCAGAGGGCGACGGCAACTGGGCCAACTACAACACGTTTGGGTCTGCAGAGGCCGCCACCAGCGATGACTACAAG AACCCTGGCTACTACGACATCCAGGCCCAGGACCTGGGCATCTGGCACGTGCCCAACAAGTCCCCCCTGCAGCAATGGAGGAAAAGCTCCCTGCTGAGGTACCACACCAAGACTGGCTTCTTCCAGAGCCTGGGGCACAATCTGTTTGGACTCTACCAG AAATACCCAGTGAAATACGGAGCAGGGAATTGCTGGACTGACAACGGCCCAGCCATTCCTGTTGTGTATGACTTTGGTGATGCTGAGAAAACTGCATCTTATTACTCACCATGTGGTCAGG AAGAATTTGTTGCAGGATTCGTCCAGTTCAGGGTGTTTAACAATGAGAGGGCAGCCCATGCCTTGTGTGCTGGGATGAGAGTCACTGGCTGTAACACTGAGCAC CACTGCATCGGTGGAGGAGGATTCTTCCCAGAGTCTGATCCCGTGCAGTGTGGGGATTTCTCTTCCTTTGACTGGGATGGATACGGAACTCACCGGGGTTGCAGCTCCAGCCGCGAGATCACTGAGGCAGCTGTGCTCCTGTTCTACCGCTGA
- the LOC123465924 gene encoding intelectin-2-like isoform X1 — MPAQGTGVRFSFLLFLSVATRGPSAAGTLSVEKVWEEETCAPYLSFLPRSCKEIKERCHKAADGLYHLRTENGVIYQTFCDMTSGGGGWTLVASVHENNMHGKCTVGDRWSSQQGNRADYPEGDGNWANYNTFGSAEAATSDDYKNPGYYDIQAQDLGIWHVPNKSPLQQWRKSSLLRYHTKTGFFQSLGHNLFGLYQKYPVKYGAGNCWTDNGPAIPVVYDFGDAEKTASYYSPCGQEEFVAGFVQFRVFNNERAAHALCAGMRVTGCNTEHHCIGGGGFFPESDPVQCGDFSSFDWDGYGTHRGCSSSREITEAAVLLFYR, encoded by the exons ATGCCAGCTCAG GGGACAGGAGTCAGGTTTTCCTTCCTGCTGTTCCTCTCTGTGGCCACCAGAGGGCCGAGTGCAG CAGGGACGCTTTCTGTTGAGAAGGTTTGGGAGGAGGAAACCTGTGCTCCTTACCtgtctttccttccaagaagctgcaaggaaatcaaagaaaGGTGCCATAAAGCAGCTG ATGGCCTGTATCACCTCCGCACTGAGAATGGTGTCATCTACCAGACCTTCTGTGACATGACCTCTGGGGGTGGCGGCTGGACCCTGGTGGCCAGCGTCCATGAGAACAACATGCATGGGAAATGCACAGTGGGCGATCGCTGGTCCAGTCAGCAGGGCAACAGGGCTGACTACCCAGAGGGCGACGGCAACTGGGCCAACTACAACACGTTTGGGTCTGCAGAGGCCGCCACCAGCGATGACTACAAG AACCCTGGCTACTACGACATCCAGGCCCAGGACCTGGGCATCTGGCACGTGCCCAACAAGTCCCCCCTGCAGCAATGGAGGAAAAGCTCCCTGCTGAGGTACCACACCAAGACTGGCTTCTTCCAGAGCCTGGGGCACAATCTGTTTGGACTCTACCAG AAATACCCAGTGAAATACGGAGCAGGGAATTGCTGGACTGACAACGGCCCAGCCATTCCTGTTGTGTATGACTTTGGTGATGCTGAGAAAACTGCATCTTATTACTCACCATGTGGTCAGG AAGAATTTGTTGCAGGATTCGTCCAGTTCAGGGTGTTTAACAATGAGAGGGCAGCCCATGCCTTGTGTGCTGGGATGAGAGTCACTGGCTGTAACACTGAGCAC CACTGCATCGGTGGAGGAGGATTCTTCCCAGAGTCTGATCCCGTGCAGTGTGGGGATTTCTCTTCCTTTGACTGGGATGGATACGGAACTCACCGGGGTTGCAGCTCCAGCCGCGAGATCACTGAGGCAGCTGTGCTCCTGTTCTACCGCTGA